The Ruficoccus amylovorans region AATACCTCTGCGAAGAATGGGGGCTGAGCGAGGAAAAGGCCCAGTTTGTCGTCCAGATCTCGCTCTCGGACCGGGTCGAGAACATCGATCTGATGCGCGTCTGCCGCTGGTTTTACGAGGCCACGGAAAAGGCCGAGCGCATCGGATTTCTCAACGTGCTTTTCGACGTGGCCATGGCCGACGGTGTGCTTGATGAGACCGAAATCGACATAATCATGCGTCTGGCAGCGGATTTACGCTTCGAACAGTACCACTTTCAGGCCGCGCTGGAGCGTGTTTCCGGGCGCGGAGCGGCCTGAGGCGGCATTTTTTCCTTCCCATTCGCGGTGGTTTCGATGCAATGCCTGTCCTTTATGGCATTCGGTTTCATATTTTCCGGACAGGGCGCCCAGCAGGTTGGCATGGGCAGTAGCCTTTATGAGAACTCCGCCGCCGCCCGCGCGTGCTTCGACCAGGCGAAGGAGATCCTGCCTTTCGACCTGAAGCAGATCTGCTTCGAGGGCCCGGAAGAGGAGCTCACCCAGACCAAGGTCTGCCAGCCCGCGCTCTATGTGCACGGCTACAGCATCGTGGCCGCCCTGCGCGAAGCCGGCAAGCTGCCCGAAATCGCCGGCGCCGCCGGACTGAGCCTGGGCGAATTGACCGCCTACGCCGTCGCCGGGGTCTATGATTTTGAAACCGGCCTGCGCATCGTGGCCGAACGCGGACGCCTCATGCAGGAGTGCTGCGAGGCCACTGTGGGCACTATGGCCAGCCTCATCGGGGGCGATGTGGAAAAGGCCGAAGCGCTCGCCGCCGAGTTCGACGTGGACCTGGGCAACCTCAACTGCCCCGGCCAGAGCGTGCTCTCCGGAGAGGTGGACAAGGTCAAGGCCGCCGTCGCCAAGGCCAAGGAAGCCGGGTTCAAAATGGCCGTGCCGCTCAAGGTCGCCGGGGCCTACCACAGCCGCCTGATGAAGCCTGCCGCCGAGAAGTTCCACGCCTTCCTCAAGTCGCTGCCTCCCTTTAGCACACCCGCCGTTCCGGTTTTCTCCAACGCCCTCGGTGCCCGCATCGAAGACCCCGAGCAGATCAAGCAGGCCCTCGTCGACCAGGTGACTTCCACCGTCCGCTGGACCGAGTGCGTGCAGGCCATGATGGCCCTCGGCATCAAGGACTACTACGAGTGCGGCCCCGGCGGCACCCTTGCGGGCCTGGCCAAGCGCATCGACCGCGAACTCAACGTCACCTCGCTCAGCACCTACGACGAGCTTCCGCTCGGATAACATTTTTCCGTCCGGACAACCCATCCCCAGCCAACTATCTTGAAAACCGACCACATCCGCAATTTCTGCATTATCGCGCACGTCGATCACGGCAAGACGACCTTGTCGGACCGACTACTGGAGAGCACCCAGACCGTCCAGAAGCGCGAAATGCAGGAGCAGCTCCTGGACTCGATGGACCTGGAGCGCGAACGCGGCATCACCATCAAATCGCACCCGGTCTCCATGCTCTATAAGCACGATGGCCAGGAGTACCTGCTCAACCTCATCGATACGCCCGGACACGTGGACTTCTCCTACGAGGTCTCGCGTTCACTGGCCGCGTGCGAGGGGGCGCTGTTGCTGGTGGACGCCGCGCAGGGGGTCGAGGCGCAGACCGTGGCCAACGCCAACCTCGCCATGGAGCAGGGGCTGGAGATCATTCCCGTCATCAACAAAATCGACCTGCCCGGCGCGCACCCGGAGATGGTCGAGCAGCAGTTCGAGGACATCCTCGCCATCCCGCGCGAGGACTGCATCCGCGCCAGCGGCAAGTCCGGCATCGGCATCGACGACATTCTGGAGGCCGTCGTTACCCGCTTGCCTTCGCCGCGCTGGACCGACTGCGACCAGACCCGCGTGCTCGTCTTTGACAACGTTTACGACACCTACAAGGGCGTCATCTGCTACGTGCGGGTCTTTTCCGGCTCAGTCAAGCCCGGCGACGAAATTGTCATGATGGGCACCGGCCAGAAGGCAGTAGTCAAGGAAGTGGGCCGTTTCTCCCCGAAAATGCTCCCGGAAAAGGATCTGGGCGCCGGCCGCACCGGCTACATCGTGACCAGCATCAAGGACCTGGCCGAGATCAAGATCGGGGATACCATCACCCTGTCCGCCGACCCGGCCGCCGAGATGCTCCCCGGCTACAAGGAGGTCCGTCCGATGGTGTTCAGCGGCCTGTATCCGCTCGACACCAACGACTACGACAAGCTCAAGGCCAGCATGGCCAAGCTCCAGATCAACGACGCTGCGCTCGTGTACACATCAGAGAGTTCTGTCGCGCTCGGCTTCGGCTTCCGTTGCGGCTTCCTTGGCCTGCTCCACATGGAGATCGTGCAGGAGCGCCTGCGTCGCGAGTACGACCTGGACATCATTTCCACCTACCCGAGCGTCGTTTACAACGTCACCAAGACCAGCGGCGAAGTCGTCGAGGTGGACAACCCACTCTTCCTGCCGGACCCCTCCGAGATCGACTTTATCGAGGAGCCGATGATCCGCGCCACCATTCACACACCGACCGAATCCATCGGCGACATGCTCGCGCTCATCTCGGAGAAGCGCGGTGTGTGCGACCACACCGAGACGGTGGACGAGACCCGTGTCATGCTCAGTTGCGACCTGCCGCTGAACGAGATTCTGGTCGATTTCAACGACCGGCTGAAAAGCATCACCCGCGGCTATGGCTCGATGGACTACGAGCTCAACGGCTATGCTGTCTCCGACCTGGTCAAGCTTGACATCCTCGTCAACGCCGAGCCCGTGGACGCCTTTTCCAGCATCGTGCACCGCGACAAAGCCGTGGGCAAGGGCAGGGCGCTTTGCGACCGGCTCAAGGACATCCTCCCGCGCCAGATGTTCAAGGTAGCCATCCAGGCCGCCGTCTATGGCCGTGTGGTGGCGCGTGAGACCATCAGCGCCATGCGCAAGGATGTGACCGCCAAGTGCTACGGTGGGGACATCACCCGTAAGCGCAAACTGCTCGAAAAACAGAAAGAGGGCAAGAAGCGCATGAAGCAGATCGGCAAGGTCTCCATCCCGCAGGACGCCTTTGTCAAAATCCTCAAAACCACAAATTGATGGGATGATGGTGAAAATGGTTAATCTTAACGGACTTAGCCATTTAACCCCTTAGCCATTTTAACCATTTAAGCTGTATGGGACTTTTCGCGAAATCAGGTAAAAAACTGCACAAAGAGGGACGCCATCTGGTGCACCTGGCCGAGAAGGTCATCAACTACCGCTCGGACGTGATCGGCGACAAGGCCGTCGAGGCCATTCGCAAGGACCAACAGGC contains the following coding sequences:
- the fabD gene encoding ACP S-malonyltransferase — encoded protein: MAFGFIFSGQGAQQVGMGSSLYENSAAARACFDQAKEILPFDLKQICFEGPEEELTQTKVCQPALYVHGYSIVAALREAGKLPEIAGAAGLSLGELTAYAVAGVYDFETGLRIVAERGRLMQECCEATVGTMASLIGGDVEKAEALAAEFDVDLGNLNCPGQSVLSGEVDKVKAAVAKAKEAGFKMAVPLKVAGAYHSRLMKPAAEKFHAFLKSLPPFSTPAVPVFSNALGARIEDPEQIKQALVDQVTSTVRWTECVQAMMALGIKDYYECGPGGTLAGLAKRIDRELNVTSLSTYDELPLG
- the lepA gene encoding translation elongation factor 4 — encoded protein: MKTDHIRNFCIIAHVDHGKTTLSDRLLESTQTVQKREMQEQLLDSMDLERERGITIKSHPVSMLYKHDGQEYLLNLIDTPGHVDFSYEVSRSLAACEGALLLVDAAQGVEAQTVANANLAMEQGLEIIPVINKIDLPGAHPEMVEQQFEDILAIPREDCIRASGKSGIGIDDILEAVVTRLPSPRWTDCDQTRVLVFDNVYDTYKGVICYVRVFSGSVKPGDEIVMMGTGQKAVVKEVGRFSPKMLPEKDLGAGRTGYIVTSIKDLAEIKIGDTITLSADPAAEMLPGYKEVRPMVFSGLYPLDTNDYDKLKASMAKLQINDAALVYTSESSVALGFGFRCGFLGLLHMEIVQERLRREYDLDIISTYPSVVYNVTKTSGEVVEVDNPLFLPDPSEIDFIEEPMIRATIHTPTESIGDMLALISEKRGVCDHTETVDETRVMLSCDLPLNEILVDFNDRLKSITRGYGSMDYELNGYAVSDLVKLDILVNAEPVDAFSSIVHRDKAVGKGRALCDRLKDILPRQMFKVAIQAAVYGRVVARETISAMRKDVTAKCYGGDITRKRKLLEKQKEGKKRMKQIGKVSIPQDAFVKILKTTN